The DNA region AAAGCTAAAGGAAGAATTGTATCGCAAAATGCCTGAAATCGAAGTAGACAGAGCGGTACTTATTACGGAAAGTTATCAGCAGACTGAACAACTTCCGACTGTAAAGAGAAGAGCTTTGGCTTTTGAACATATACTTAACAATATTCCTATTACAATCAGAGATAACGAACTTATTGTCGGAAGTTCGACAAAAGCACCGAGGAGCTGTCAGGTGTTCCCTGAGTTTTCGTATGAATGGCTTGAAAGCGAGCTTGATACTATCGAATTTCGTGAGGCGGATCCATTCCATATTTCAGAGGAAAACAAGGCTGTACTTAGAAAGATTTTTCCTTATTGGAAGAACAAGACAAACAGCGATTTAGCACTTTCATATATGGCGCCTGAGGCTGCTGCGGCGATTGAACACAACATTTTTACACCGGGTAACTATTTCTATAACGGTATCGGACACGTTACAGTTGACTACGGTAAAGTTATGAGAATAGGTTACAAGGGGATTATTGCGGAAGTTCAGGAAGAATTGAATAAGTGCAACGTGTATGATGCTGATTATGCCAAAAGACACGAATTTCTTGAATCAATTATAATTTCATGTAATGCGGTTATAAATTATGCAAGACGTTACGCAAATCTTGCTTATGAAATGGCTCAAAAGTGTACAAATCCGACAAGGAAACAAGAATTGCTTGTAATTGCAAACAACTGTGCAAACGTGCCTGAAAATCCTGCAAGAAACTTCTATGAGGCTTGTCAGACATTTTGGTTTATACAGATGTTACTTCAAATTGAATCAAGCGGTCACTCAATTTCTGCCGGACGTTTTGACCAATATTTGTATCCGTATTATAAGAACAGCATTGACAACGGTTCGCTTACACGCGAATTTGCACAGGAAATACTTGACTGTATTTGGGTTAAGTTTAACGACCTTAATAAAGCAAGGGATGAGGCATCGTCATACGGCTTTGCCGGATACAGCTTGTTCCAAAATTTGACGGCGGGCGGACAAAACGCTGAAGGAATTGACGCAACAAATGACTTGTCATTCCTATGTATTCAAGCGTCAATGCACACTCAATTACCTGCTCCGTCATTCTCGGTCAGAATATGGAACGGCACGCCAAATGAATTCTTGATTAAATGTGCAGAGCTTACAAGAACGGGTGTAGGCTTGCCTGCGTACTACAACGATGAAGTCATCATTCCTGCACTTATGAGCAGAGGTGTTACTCTTGCAGATGCAAGGGAATACGGCATTATCGGTTGTGTTGAACCGCAGAAACCGTTTAAGACAGACGGTTGGCATGACGCGGCATTCTTTAATATGTGTCGTCCGCTTGAACTTGTGTTCTCAAACGGTGTTGATAAGGGTGCTCAAATCAGTATCAAGACAGGTAATGTTGAAGATATGACGACATTTGAAGAATTCTACAACGCATATAAAGCACAGGAAACTTATATGATTGGTCTTATGGTTAATGCTATTAATGCGATAGATACCGCACATTCGGAAAGAGTTCCTCTACCGTTCCTGTCATGTATGGTTGAAGATTGTGTTAAAGAGGGTAAGACTGTACAAGAGGGCGGTGCTCATTATAACTTCACAGGTCCGCAAGGCTTCGGTATTGCGAATATGGCAGACGGACTTTGGGCAGTTAAGACTCTTGTATTTGATGAAAAGAAAGTCACAATGGCGGAACTTAAAGACACACTTATCCATAATTACGGACAAGGTTTAAGTCCTAAGGCGGCTAAAAATGCGACTCAAGAAGTTGTTATAAATCTTGCTAAAGCAGGCAAGAGCGTTAATGAAAGCCAAGTTGCCGATATTTGCAGAATGTTCCTTACAGGTGAACAGGATCCGACAAAGAGAAAGCGTTATGAAGAAATACTTGATATGATAAATGAACTTCCGAAGTACGGAAACGACATTGAAGAAATTGACATGTTAGCCCGTGATGTGGCTAATATATACGCAAAAGAACTTGAAAAACATAAAAATCCTCGCGGAGGTATGTTCCAGGCAGGATTGTATCCTGTATCGGCTAACGTTCCTCTTGGTGAGCAGACAGGTGC from Hominilimicola fabiformis includes:
- a CDS encoding glycyl radical protein → MRTFNTTNIPMTDRIKKLKEELYRKMPEIEVDRAVLITESYQQTEQLPTVKRRALAFEHILNNIPITIRDNELIVGSSTKAPRSCQVFPEFSYEWLESELDTIEFREADPFHISEENKAVLRKIFPYWKNKTNSDLALSYMAPEAAAAIEHNIFTPGNYFYNGIGHVTVDYGKVMRIGYKGIIAEVQEELNKCNVYDADYAKRHEFLESIIISCNAVINYARRYANLAYEMAQKCTNPTRKQELLVIANNCANVPENPARNFYEACQTFWFIQMLLQIESSGHSISAGRFDQYLYPYYKNSIDNGSLTREFAQEILDCIWVKFNDLNKARDEASSYGFAGYSLFQNLTAGGQNAEGIDATNDLSFLCIQASMHTQLPAPSFSVRIWNGTPNEFLIKCAELTRTGVGLPAYYNDEVIIPALMSRGVTLADAREYGIIGCVEPQKPFKTDGWHDAAFFNMCRPLELVFSNGVDKGAQISIKTGNVEDMTTFEEFYNAYKAQETYMIGLMVNAINAIDTAHSERVPLPFLSCMVEDCVKEGKTVQEGGAHYNFTGPQGFGIANMADGLWAVKTLVFDEKKVTMAELKDTLIHNYGQGLSPKAAKNATQEVVINLAKAGKSVNESQVADICRMFLTGEQDPTKRKRYEEILDMINELPKYGNDIEEIDMLARDVANIYAKELEKHKNPRGGMFQAGLYPVSANVPLGEQTGATPDGRLANTPIADGVGPRQGADTKGPTAAANSVAKLEHGRASNGTLYNQKFHPSALSGNAGLQNFASYIRAFFDQKGMHMQFNVVSKETLLDAQKHPENYKSLVVRVAGYSALFTSLSKALQDDIISRTEQAFNA